One window of Fusarium keratoplasticum isolate Fu6.1 chromosome 2, whole genome shotgun sequence genomic DNA carries:
- a CDS encoding Presequence translocated-associated motor subunit PAM17, producing MASYPLKTFVLRRPVTGVICSSPKAPFSTFPAGAGPVSCLARSPLRKQCLAPVVSVPKAFARAASSGKPDLASAAQQSLNATPGQNNAHDFAQDPHHALDWNSFFKLRLKRRRYQLLFSITNGMFCGGAGAVVLSTGVAEPIITQIPLDPFMTLGIMTFAFSGLGWLIGPSIGNQFFYALNHKWKKQMTEKEAEFFERIKKHRVDPTNSSAANPVPDFYGEKIQSVAGYRQWLKDQKAFNKKKTANFV from the exons ATGGCCTCCTACCCGCTCAAGACATTCGTCTTGCGACGACCCGTCACCGGCGTCATCTGCTCTTCGCCGAAAGCTCCCTTCTCGACCTTTCCCGCCGGCGCCGGACCTGTCTCGTGCCTCGCCCGCTCGCCGCTCCGAAAGCAATGCCTCGCCCCCGTCGTCTCCGTCCCAAAGGCCTTTGCCCGCGCCGCCAGCTCGGGTAAGCCCGACCTAGCCTCGGCCGCGCAGCAGTCCCTCAACGCCACGCCGGGACAGAACAACGCCCACGACTTTGCGCAGGATCCCCATCACGCCCTCGACTGGaacagcttcttcaagctCCGCCTCAAGCGCCGCCGGTAccagctcctcttctccatcaccaacggcaTGTTCTGCggcggcgccggcgccgtgGTCCTCTCTACGGGCGTCGCCGagcccatcatcacccagaTCCCCCTCGACCCCTTCATGACGCTGGGCATCATGACGTTCGCCTTTTCTGGTCTTGGTTGGTTGATCGGCCCCAGCATCGGCAACCAGTTCTTCTACGCCTTGAACCACAAGtggaagaagcagatgacggagaaggaggccgagttctTTGAGCGCATCAAGAAGCACCGGGTTGACCCCACCAACTCGAGCGCTGCCAACCCTG TTCCCGACTTTTACGGCGAAAAGATCCAGAGCGTCGCTGGCTACCGACAATGGCTAAAAGATCAAAAGGCtttcaacaagaagaagactgcCAACTTTGTGtaa
- a CDS encoding M20-dimer domain-containing protein, producing MVMKSLTALATVAGASAFVLTPIGANVQKPLGGGFQCDLPPVLNPTRDGLPSADSLFSSHDALLRQVKRHQAVVRVPSICYDDLGDFDKDERWAPFYDLHGVLAKTYPAIHKHAKLEKVNRFGLVYTLAGSDSTLKPYLLAAHQDVVPVPDPSTWTHPPFDAYFDGEWLWGRGSSDDKNSLTALLSAIETLFTETDWKPKRTLLLAFGFDEECSGYRGAGKIGDFLTERYGDDSIALILDEGGSGIQLIDNTLYVLPAVMEKGHIDIWAELHTKGGHSSIPQPHTGIGIVAEIISALEANPYEPRVLEGSPVYNHLVCTARYSPDAEPKLNDLLERGDLDKLTSELISVNPTARFLIQTTQAVDIIQGGQKINALPELVTLGVNYRIAPQDSIAKVQHRFIENISSVVKKYNLSVEAYADDKEYQALFGSNAAPVGDYDGRLIVKAAEKFDITPVSPTSGPVWDIFSGTIQHTFAFDGGRVVPVGEIMTGNTDTRHYLNLSPHIYRWTPSRQRGSENIHTVDERVRMDSHLDIVKFYYDLIRNLDAAEL from the exons ATGGTGATGAAATCGCTTACCGCGCTGGCGACCGTCGCCGGCGCCTCAGCCTTTGTCCTGACTCCAATTGGCGCCAATGTCCAGAAGCCCTTGGGAGGCGGCTTTCAGTGTGATCTCCCTCCCGTGCTCAACCCCACCCGTGACGGACTTCCTTCGGCCGATAGTCTGTTCTCGTCTCACGATGCTCTGCTGAGGCAGGTCAAGAGGCACCAGGCCGTTGTGCGGGTTCCGTCAATCTGCTACGATGACCTGGGTGACTTTGACAAAGATGAGCGGTGGGCGCCGTTTTACGACTTGCATGGCGTGTTGGCAAAGACGTATCCAGCAAT CCACAAGCACGCCAAGCTTGAAAAGGTCAACAGATTCGGCTTGGTGTACACACTCGCTGGGAGCGACTCGACTCTGAAGCCATACCTTCTCGCAGCTCATCAAGACGTTGTTCCCGTTCCTGACCCATCAACATGGACTCACCCACCCTTCGATGCCTACTTTGACGGCGAATGGCTCTGGGGCCGTGGTTCATCCGATGACAAGAACAGCCTGACTGCTCTCCTCTCGGCAATTGAGACGCTCTTCACAGAGACCGACTGGAAACCAAAGCGTACTCTGCTTCTGGCCTTTGGTTTTGACGAAGAGTGCTCCGGGTACCGTGGCGCCGGCAAGATCGGCGACTTCCTCACAGAACGATATGGAGACGACAGCATCGCCCTGATCCTCGACGAAGGCGGCTCAGGAATCCAGCTCATCGACAACACACTCTACGTTCTCCCAGCAGTAATGGAAAAAGGCCACATCGACATCTGGGCAGAGCTACACACCAAGGGCGGGCACAGCTCCATCCCCCAGCCACACACaggcatcggcatcgtcgcAGAGATCATCTCAGCACTCGAAGCTAACCCATACGAGCCAAGGGTTCTCGAGGGCAGTCCAGTGTACAACCACCTTGTCTGTACAGCTAGGTACTCGCCCGATGCCGAGCCCAAGCTCAATGACCTGCTTGAGAGGGgcgacctcgacaagctcactTCGGAGCTGATTAGCGTGAACCCCACGGCTCGGTTCCTCATTCAGACGACGCAGGccgtcgacatcatccaaGGTGGGCAAAAGATCAACGCCCTCCCCGAACTTGTCACTCTCGGGGTAAACTACCGAATCGCCCCTCAGGACAGCATTGCCAAGGTGCAGCACCGTTTCATCGAGAACATCTCCTCCGTGGTGAAAAAGTACAACCTTAGCGTGGAGGCGTACGCAGACGACAAAGAGTACCAGGCTCTCTTTGGCAGCAACGCCGCACCAGTTGGAGACTATGACGGCCGGCTCATCGTAAAAGCAGCAGAAAAGTTTGACATCACGCCTGTGTCACCTACAAGCGGGCCAGTCTGGGACATCTTTTCCGGAACGATCCAGCACACCTTTGCCTTTGACGGCGGACGAGTAGTCCCCGTTGGCGAGATCATGACGGGCAACACGGACACAAGACATTACCTGA ACCTTTCGCCACACATTTACCGTTGGACGCCATCCAGACAACGCGGTTCGGAAAACATCCACACGGTGGACgagagggtgaggatggaCTCGCATCTGGACATTGTCAAGTTCTACTATGATCTGATCCGCAACCTGGACGCGGCGGAGCTGTAG
- a CDS encoding Adenylyltransferase and sulfurtransferase uba4 gives MDKIDQLRKEIAKREAELADLRSQLAAAEAEGRESKQAWKWPLDTHEYERYSRQMIVPKFGLEGQLRLRKAKVLLVGAGGLGCPAAAYLAGSGIGAIGLVDGDEVEVSNLHRQIAHSTSRVGMSKVESAITYLKELNPTITYHAHKTHLTPQNAQDIVSKYDLVLDCTDHPTSRYLISDICVLLSKPLISASAFQASGQLIVLNNPPGQGPCYRCVFPTPPPPESVVGCGEGGIIGPVVGVMGVLQALEAIKLITRGDLEIQEREPKTPMLLLFSALADTPFRSVRMRGRRKMCFACGDENALTLNELKTSMDYVQFCGVMKPIELLQPQERISAKEYQEVAKAEKKEHLLLDVREKEHFDLCNIAGSVNIPISRFMNARGETTPEGWPSDLPPSAPIYIVCRVGNDSQIAAKKLKDLGLGNNGERFIGDIQGGMRSWKANVDPSVPFI, from the exons ATGGACAAGATAGATCAACTTCGAAAGGAGATTGCAAAGCGAGAGGCTGAGCTCGCTGACCTTCGGTCGCAGCTTGCAGCCGCTGAGGCcgaggggagggagagcaAGCAAGCTTGGAAGTGGCCGCTTGATACGCACGAGTATGAGAGGTATAGTAGACAGATGATTGTTCCCAAGTTTGGCCTCGAGG GCcagttgaggttgagaaaggCCAAGGTGCTTCTCGTTGGGGCTGGAGGTCTAGGTTGCCCAGCTGCGGCCTATCTTGCGGGTTCAGGAATCGGCGCCATTGGGCTGGTTGAcggtgatgaagttgaggtATCGAACCTCCATCGCCAGATAGCGCATTCGACGAGTCGTGTCGGCATGAGCAAGGTGGAGAGTGCAATCACATATCTGAAAGA ACTCAACCCAACCATCACGTATCATGCCCACAAGACTCACCTCACGCCGCAAAACGCCCAAGACATCGTTTCAAAGTACGACTTAGTCCTTGACTGTACGGACCATCCTACATCACGATATCTCATCTCCGATATCTGTGTCCTGCTATCGAAGCCCCTCATCTCAGCATCTGCGTTTCAAGCATCGGGGCAGCTCATCGTTCTTAACAACCCTCCCGGCCAAGGACCATGCTACCGCTGCGTATTCCCCACACCGCCACCACCAGAGAGCGTCGTCGGCTGTGGTGAGGGTGGTATCATTGGGCCTGTCGTTGGCGTCATGGGTGTCTTGCAGGCTCTGGAGGCTATCAAGCTGATCACTCGGGGCGATCTAGAGATCCAGGAAAGGGAGCCCAAAACCccgatgctgctgctctttAGCGCTTTGGCGGATACCCCCTTTCGGTCTGTCAGAATGAGAGGTCGAAGAAAGATGTGCTTTGCATGTGGGGATGAGAATGCGTTGACATTGAATGAGTTGAAGACGTCGATGGACTATGTCCAATTTTGTGGTGTGATGAAGCCcatcgagcttcttcaacctcaagagAGAATATCCGCAAAAGAGTACCAAGAGGTTGCcaaggcagagaagaaggagcacTTGCTGTTGGATGTCCGAGAAAAAGAGCACTTTGATCTCTGCAACATTGCAGGCTCGGTTAACATTCCCATCAGTCGATTCATGAACGCTCGTGGCGAGACAACACCCGAGGGTTGGCCAAGCGACCTGCCACCGTCCGCACCCATCTATATCGTCTGCCGAGTTGGCAATGATTCGCAGATtgccgccaagaagctcaaggacctGGGCCTGGGGAACAATGGGGAGCGCTTCATCGGTGACATTCAAGGAGGCATGAGATCCTGGAAAGCCAACGTCGACCCAAGCGTACCATTCATATAG
- a CDS encoding PIPK domain-containing protein encodes MKIRSSRISTSIAKAICRRHGTTKSSIIRVILSFFRLFKLLLSRVRPVDFLALRKEVWKLDEDEYTASFQEQQDEPRTQRKKGKDPPAQLVPIGDLGYSGSTFFTTPNGKYLVKSLPRRFEHAFFARELLDPYIGHMKHQPHSLLVRITDLVHAPHASLGGMLGVAPTHHIVMENLLFGRPQDQEGDGWETYDLKPNDYFFPERDIADGALVPDSVIERLVDEFPGKVRVTHEAKEELISLLFADSALLASHNAVDYSLFLVRYPCGSNVPTVSSDAGAWRKGVNDVEGKWTYRCVVLDFFWAKHTLHARTLTKVVKMFNKVAHKGPMSITADPAEYRERFMKMVDEMVVVE; translated from the coding sequence ATGAAGATTCGCTCCTCTCGCATCTCGACCTCGATAGCCAAGGCGATATGTCGTCGTCACGGCACAACAAAGTCAAGCATCATCCGCGTCATCCTCTCCTTTTTCCGCctcttcaagcttctcctctcaCGGGTCAGACCTGTTGATTTTCTCGCGCTGCGGAAGGAGGTTTGGaagcttgatgaggatgagtaTACTGCTTCGttccaggagcagcaggaTGAGCCAAGGACGCAaaggaagaagggaaaggatCCCCCTGCGCAGCTTGTGCCCATCGGCGATCTTGGATACAGTGGTTCGACTTTCTTCACGACGCCTAATGGCAAGTATCTCGTCAAGTCGCTTCCTCGGCGTTTCGAACATGCCTTTTTCGCGAGGGAGTTGCTAGATCCTTATATCGGACACATGAAGCACCAACCTCACAGTCTGCTCGTCCGGATAACAGACCTTGTACATGCACCTCATGCCTCTTTAGGCGGCATGCTGGGTGTTGCGCCCACACACCACATCGTCATGGAGAACCTGCTCTTCGGAAGACCGCAGGACCAAGAGGGCGACGGCTGGGAGACGTACGACCTCAAGCCAAACGACTACTTCTTCCCGGAGCGTGATATCGCCGACGGAGCCTTGGTTCCTGACAGTGTCATTGAGCGTCTCGTCGACGAATTCCCAGGAAAAGTACGCGTCACCCACGAAGCCAAGGAAGAActcatctccctcctcttcgcCGACTCCGCCCTCCTCGCATCCCACAACGCTGTCGACTACTCCCTCTTCCTAGTACGCTACCCCTGCGGAAGCAATGTTCCAACCGTATCCTCCGATGCAGGAGCCTGGCGAAAGGGCGTAAACGACGTCGAGGGCAAATGGACGTATCGATGCGTAGTACTCGACTTTTTCTGGGCAAAGCATACTCTGCACGCGAGGACGCTGACAAAGGTGGTAAAGATGTTCAATAAGGTGGCTCACAAGGGGCCTATGAGCATAACAGCGGATCCGGCGGAGTATAGGGAGAGGTTCATGAAGATGGTGGACGAGATGGTTGTCGTGGAGTGA
- a CDS encoding Ribosome biogenesis protein SLX9, producing the protein MAPQPPGLKKPSARTLRHQRVTGQIHPLAPSKTFRDDAAVSDSFLSTKRDKRLIKHSSFVSRIASSSRVSKANKRRRPSKKLAATLDSLADALPELDEDAGQPGKVKHKSLRSKKGALKKKEMVVKGEMERFGVSMARLTGTPQENAVPAGVQHDDYDDDEDMNNKAKAAEAKPAASAPTANRWAALRGYISATMEQNPAFTGNN; encoded by the exons ATG GCTCCCCAACCACCCGGCCTCAAGAAGCCCTCCGCTCGAACCCTCCGCCACCAGCGCGTGACGGGCCAAATCCACCCCCTCGCCCCGTCAAAGACATTCCGTGACGACGCCGCAGTCTCAGACTCGTTCCTCTCCACCAAGCGTGACAAGCGCCTCATCAAGCATTCCTCCTTCGTCTCCCGCATCGCCTCCTCATCGCGCGTCTCCAAGGCGAACAAGCGCCGCAGACCGTCAAAGAAGCTCGCAGCCACcctcgacagcctcgccGACGCTCTTCCGGAActcgacgaggatgctggACAGCCTGGAAAGGTCAAGCACAAGAGTTTGAGGAGCAAGAAGGGCgcgctcaagaagaaggagatggtagtcaagggcgagatggagaggtTTGGTGTTAGTATGGCGAGGTTGACTGGCACGCCTCAGGAGAATGCAGTACCTGCTGGAGTGCAGCACGATGATtatgacgatgatgaagataTGAATAATaaggccaaggcggcggAGGCCAAGCCTGCTGCCTCTGCACCGACTGCGAACCGATGGGCCGCTCTACGGGGGTACatctcggcgacgatggaGCAGAACCCGGCCTTCACAGGGAACAACTAG